The nucleotide window TTCCCAGTTGTTCAGCCGGTTTTTTGGAACCGCCTGGCATGTCTTAACGCCCCCTTAAATTGCCCCTTCTAGGATCTTCTCCGGGAGCCGGCGCGTCTGACGGGTGAACACCCGTCTGGACCGGTAAGTACGGGACGGATGATCTATGGCGACACGGGCGAAACGCCAGCCGCGGATTGAACCGACATTTGGAGACACGGGCAGCAGTCTGCTCGACCTGCGTCTAGGACCGCGGGACCGCCCCACTGCGCCTTCAGGAAAGAAAACAAGTAAAACCAAGAGCCGAAAATCAACAAAGACCAGCAGCAAAAAGCCTGCAGGAAAGAAATCCACCCCTTCGCGGCGCAGTCAGACAAAGAAAAGCACGGCATCCCGGCGAGGCGGGCGATCAGGCTCCAAGAGGCGAAGCCAGAAACGCAAAAATCGTTTTCAGGCACGCACTGCGTTCGGGCGCCTGCTCAAACGCGGCCTTTATTGGAGCATGGTTTTAGGGATCTGGGGATCCATCGCTGTTGTTTGCATCATCGGTTACTATGCGGCCTTTCTGCCTCCAACCTCTGAGTGGCAGGTTCCGGCGCGCCCGCCCAACGTCAAGATCGTCGCGTCAAACGGAAGCCTGATCGCCAATCGTGGCGATACCGGCGGCGAAGCCGTGAGGCTCGAACAGCTGCCGCCTTACCTTCCAAATGCCGTCATTGCCATCGAGGACCGGCGCTATCGATCTCACATTGGCGTTGACCCAATCGGACTTGCACGTGCGCTCTATATCAACGTCACTGCCGGACGGTTGACCCAGGGTGGGTCAACACTCACCCAGCAGCTCGCCAAAAACCTGTTTCTGGAACCTGATCGAACCATCAAACGAAAAATCCAGGAACTGGTGCTCGCATTCTGGCTGGAAGCTGAATACTCCAAGGATGAGATCCTGGAGATGTATCTCAACCGGGTTTATCTCGGTTCAGGCGCTTATGGTGTTGATGCCGCTGCACGACGCTACTTTGGCAAGTCTGCGCGCTTGCTCACCATTCCCGAGGCAGCCACCATTGCCGGCCTTCTCAAAGCGCCTTCGCGCTATTCACCCGCACGAAACCCGGATCTTGCAGAGGACCGTGCGCAGCTCGTCCTCGCCGCCATGCATGAGGAGGGTTACATCACCGCAGGTGAGGCAAAGAATGCCCTTGCCGCGCCAGCGCAGGTCGTCAGACGCTATACCACCGCCAGTGAGAACTACGCTGCCGATTGGGTGATGGACGTTCTGCCACACTTCGTTGGCTCCATCGAAAAAGACATCATCGTAGACACGACCATTGACCCCGGCATGCAGGGTGCCGCCGAAACAGCACTGCGCGCAGCACTATCGGAAAACCGGCAGACACTCGGTGTCAGTCAGGGCGCCGTAGTCACTCTCGACACGGCAGGTGCTGTCAAGGCCATGGTTGGAGGAGCAGACTATTCGAAGAGCCAGTTCAACCGTGCCGTTTATGCCAAGCGTCAACCGGGTTCGGCCTTCAAACCATTTGTCTATCTGGCTGCGCTCGAAAACGGCATGACGCCACAATCTGTACGCCAGGACAAACCAATCACAATTGGTGGCTGGTCTCCAAAAAACTACACCAAACAACACTATGGCGCGGTTACACTGACACGCTCGCTTAGCCTTTCGCTCAACACCGTTGCTGCGCAACTGGCATATGAAGTCGGTGTCGGGACTGTCGCCAGCACTGCGCAGCGGCTCGGCATCACCTCGGACATGAAGAAAAACCTGTCCCTGTCGCTTGGGACTTCTGAAGTGACTCCGCTGGAGATTGCATCTGCCTACGTGCCATTTTCCAATGGCGGATATGGCGTACTGCCGCATATCATTCGCCGCATCCGAACCGTAGACGGCAAGACCCTATATTCGCGCTCTGGAGATGGCCGCGGGCGCGTCGTGGCGCGCGGTGCCGTTGGCAACATGAATCTGATGATGGCGGAAACCCTGATGACTGGCACCGGCCGCAAGGCCAGACTGGACAGCGGGCGTCCGGCAGGAGGGAAAACCGGAACCAGTCAGGATTTTCGGGACGCCTGGTTCATCGGTTACACCGGCAACCTCACCACAGCCGTATGGTTCGGAAATGACAACAATTCGCCAACCAAGAAAGCAACCGGCGGCAGTTTGCCAGCAATTGTCTGGAAAGAGGTCATGGACAAGGCACATGACGGCCTGCCTGTTGCGGACCTTCCGGGCGTTCCAAACCTGCCCGCAAACGTTTCAGCACCGCGAAAACCTGTTCCCAACGCAACCGTTGGATCAGGAAGCGAGCCGATACCGCCCGCGCCAATCGGAGGCGACCCAGAGCCGGGTGACCGGCGAGGACCACTGAACCTTTTGCGCAACCTCTTTGGCGGCGGTTAGTGGCACCTTTGAAGATTGAATTCAGCTAAGGTCATATCAAGCGGTAAAACGCTTGCATCAGCACTGGTGGCTATAGGTAAAGACGAGCGTGTCGGTGGTGTACTGTCCAGTCGGACGGCAACGATTATAGACTTCGCGTGTCCCTGTCACCGTCACCTGCAACTGGTCACCACGGACTGGGCCCTCCACGAAATACTCCAGAGGCGAACCGGGGCAGAACTTTGAGAAAACTCGTGCTGTTCCCGAATACCAGTTGCCGTTTTTCACACCGCTGAATAGCAGCGTTCCGCGCTGGACACCTGCATTGCGCAGGACATTCCTTGGAACTTCATAAGACAACCATCGTTGATTGCCTTGTGCTTGCAATCGCATGAGGGATCCGTTGTGATTCCAGCAACTGTCAGCGAACGCCTCGCCCGAAGCAACCGTAACAAGTCCGACTATCCCAGCCAGGCTGAAAGCCCTGGCCCACATAAACTTCAAAAAAGACATGGATCGCCTCCCAACTAAGCCTAGGAAAGCGAAACACATTCTCCGAATTTTGCAATTGGCAAATTAACCGAAGCCGTGAAGGTAAAGCCCATTTTCCTTCAACCAAACCTTGGCACGCGGTGTTTGAGGGGCCAGCCGCTCACACAGGCGCCAAAATCGGCTCGAATGATTCAACTCCCTCAAATGCGCCACTTCGTGTGCTGCGACATAGTCCAGAATGTCAGGAGGAGCCAAAATCAGGCGCCATGAAAAAGACAGGCGCCCGTTGGATGCACAAGAGCCCCAACGGCTTTTGGTATCGCGAATGCTGATTGCAGCGATTTTTTCATCAATTGCCGCAGCGTGAAACATTGCCCGATCCGTCAAGTCGGCACGCGCCTGAGATTTCAACCAGGTCGTGACCTTTCGGGGGATGTGATCCTCCGCACCCGGCACAAAGAGAGCAGGAAACCCCTCTTTTGTCGCACCGGTCGACACCAGACCCCGCAAATTGCCCGTTGACACAATGACATGGTCCTCACCGCGCAAAGGCAAAGTGTCCCCAGGTTGAAAAGCAACATGATCCGGCCGGTCCTGAAGCCGTTCCACCAACCAATCGATGTGCTGTCGCGCGAAATGCTCTGCGCGCGCGAGGTTGCCACCGCCCGGAACCGTTAAGACGGGCCCTGAACTGTCGGCTGGAAGTCGTAGCAGGTATCTCTGAGCCCTCGGATTGGCGCGCAATCGAATGCGCACTTCGCTCGTTTCCGTCTGGATATCGATATGTTCCGGCAGGCGCTTTTTACCGAGGCGTGAAAACATGCTGTACGTGTGTCCGACGAATCATAGGCTTCCATCTTAGGCCGTTTTTGCTAGCAATTCTTGCAAGAAACGTAGTGGTTTTAGCTCAGCGATGGTATCTGATTGATAAATCAAACTGATTGAACTCGGCACAGAAACGACGAAAGCGGCGCTTTTGAAAAGCGCCGCTTTCGGTCAGGCCGCCCGGAGGCGGGTCTGGGAGGAATGACTTACAACGGTGCGGGTTCCGCGCCGCCGGTGTTCCGTCCCCGGTTGGCCATGAAGCGATCAAACTCTTCCTGATCACGCGCCCGGCGCAACTCGCGAAGAAAATTGTCGAACTCAGCGCGCATCTCATCGAGCTTTGCGCGTTCTTCTTCCAGCCGTTTCAGCTCAGCCTCACGATAGTCATCGAACGCAACATTTCCGGTGCGTGCGTAGCCAGTCGAATTTGACATTTGATCAAATGCTCCCTTCAGCGGGCTTCCCCGCCATTGATCTTTCGCATCGCGGAACATTCCCTCGAAGCGATCGCCCCAGAGAATGTAGGCGAGCATAGCCAGGCCAAGTGGCCAGAAAACCACGAACCCCAGAACCATCAGGCCGATGGTTGCAGGCGTCCAGGCGGGTTTGATCATGCAACTTTTGGTCGTCGTCATCATCCTATCCATTTAAGACATCCACGATTGACAAGTGGGGACTGTCGCGGCGCGCTTCAAGGATTTGTGATGTCCAACACAGCTTGAAAGGCAGCAAAAAGCTCGGTCTCCATTGTGGAGAGCCGAGCTTAACGCATTCAAATCTTTGATCTAAATCTGACCTAGTCCTCAAAAGGACCATCGATCACATGTTGGGCGGAATAGTTCGCCAAAAGCTTTTCCCGGTGCCATTCACCCGCCATCGGTGCGTTGGCGTACTCATGGAAACACGGTGTTCCAAGAGTGAAATGGAGCAGTTTTGCATCAGGGTTCGGGCCGAGTTCGTCGGGCAACCAGTTCCACTCGATCGGCAACTCACCAATCAGGTCATCTTCCAGCCAGGTAAAGCGATGAAGCTGCGCACCGGTTGCGTTCATGACGAAATCAGGCGTCACGGCGCGGTTGGCCGGGTGCGCACAATTCCAAAGAACGACTGAAGACCAGTTCTTGCGAGGGTAATTCTCGTTTTTCGATCCTAGATATTTTGTTGTTTGCTTGGTTTTGTAGTCATGGTGCACACACATGACCGCCTTGCTTTCATCGCGCAACGCAAACAGTTTTGCGATGTCATCCCGGACAATCATGTCCCCATCCATGAACAACGCCCAACCGTTGTAGTTCATGAGGTTTGGAATGAGAAATCTGGTGTAGATGAAATGGTTCGACCCGTCCGTGTGCGTTTCGTTGTAGGTTTTCAGGTTGTGCAGCGACAAGGGCGTGATTGCCAAAACATCGCTGGACTGCCGTGTGAGGCTGTTGGCACAAACATGATAAGCCACCGCCTCACGCGGATCGAAACCAATGAAAATATTCAGCACTTGGGGAACCTCCGGCCTCGCTTCATGACCGGTCTTGTATTGGTCAATATGAGTGGAATCAACTACGGCAGACAGCAAGTCAGAAAATACTGGACTTTCAGGGACAAGTTTCAGGCGCCTTGAAGACGCCTGAACCGGTTCAATCAGCCTACAGCTTCAGACAACTGCTTGGCTTGTTTGATCCAATTGTCGCGAGCAATCCTGCCGCGAAAGTCGAGCTTACCATCCAAAGCTTCGATCTGCTCTTTGGTCAACGATGCGATTTGCCAATAGTGAAAGATACCTGCCTCGTTGAGTGCCGACTCAAGCTTGGGACCAACCCCCGTAATTTCTTTCAGGTTATCTGCAACCCCATCCGGCTTGGTCAAAAGGATTTTTTCCAGTGGAACAGCGCTTTTGCCTGCGGTCTTCTTGGGTTTTTGCGATGCAGGCGAAGTCGCTTTCTTGGCTGGTTTCTCTTTCGGCTTTTGCTGCCCGTTTCTGTTTGAACGGATAAAATCCATGACCCGAGGTGCGATTTCTGAACGCCAGCGCGACCCATTGAAGACACCATAGTGACCCACATTGGGCTGCTCGTAATGCGCCTTCATGGATTCCGGCAGGCTCGTGCAAAGATCATGAGCGGCACGGGTCTGTCCCCGCCCAGTGATATCGTCTTTCTCGCCTTCAACCGTGAGAAGGGCAGTCCGGGTAATCTTGTTGCAATCGACCAGTCGGCCGTTATGCGTCATGGTGCCGTTCGGCAGCGCGTGCTCAATGAAAACGGTTTCGACCGTCTGGAGATAGAACTCTGCCGTCAAATCCATGACCGCAAGATATTCATCATAAAACTCGCGATGTTTTTCAGCGCTGTCACCATCACCTTCAACCAGATGCTGGAAAAACTCCCGGTGAGCCGTAAGGTGTCGATCGAGGTTCATGCTCATGAAGCCGGAGAGCTGAAGAAATCCCGGATACACATCACGCATGAAGCCCGGATGAGGAAAAGGTACCTTCATCACGACGTTTTTCTTGAACCAATCAAGACCTTTGGCAACCGCCAGATCATTCACGGCCGTCGGTGCAACCCGCGTATCAATTGGGCCACCCATAAGCGTCATGGTTGACGGAATATAGGGATCCTCACGATCTTCCATGACCGCAACTGCGGCCAGCACCGGAACGGATGGCTGACAAACACCCAGAACATGCGCATCGGGCCCAAGGAAATGCAGGATCGAAATGATGTAGTCGATATAATCGTCCAGATCGAACTTGCCCTCCTGCACAGGCACCATGCGAGCATCGATCCAGTCTGTGATGAAGACATCGGCATTCGGCATCAACGCCTCGACAGTGCCACGTAAAAGCGTCGCGTAGTGTCCAGACATTGGCGCTACGATCAAAACCTTTGGATCGTTTCGATGGGAGGTAACGCCCCGCTCAAAATGAATGAGATCACAGAACGGGCGGCTCCAGACGATGTTCTCGCGTACAGGAACCCTGACACCACCAACACTGGTTTCCTTCAGGCCGAAATCAGGTTTCCCATATCGACGCGTTGTGCGTTCCAGAACCTCGCAACCCGCTGCGATCTGTCGCCCATAGCTGGTGTGCGTCAATGGGTTGAGCGGGTTCTGAAAATAGAGCCGCGTCATATCGGCCACCGCACGCAAAGGTGCCATTGCCGCGTGGTTCAGCTCATAAAGGTGATAAAATGGCAAAGGCGCATCTCCTTTGTTTACGAAGCCGCCGCCTGCCCCTTTATTGAAATCGAAAAACATTATGCCCACGGCCCGTCTGTTATTGCACCATCTATTGCATCGCAACAGGATAGCTAGGTGCGCTGCCACCCGCAATACTGCTAATTGTTAGGCGGTTGCGGTGCTAAGCCCAAAGAACAATAAACATTCTTGCAGCCACATCCTGTTTGTGCGCACTGCAAAAATACAGATTAGACTGTGATATCATATCTGTAGGTCTGGGTGTCCCAATCGCATCAGGCGCTCAGGCAGCCAAGTCGGCCACGACGGCATCAAGCACAAAAAAACCTTCCCGCGTCGCACGTACCCGGTTTTCCCCCACTCGTTCCACCATATTGTGCTCTAGAAGTGCATTCAGACGTTTGGGATCGATGGATCTGTGAGCAAATCGCTGATACCGGCCTAGGTCGATACCTTCTTTGAGCCTCAGGCCCATGAGCAGAAACTCGTCGCCTTGTTCTTCTTCCGAGAGGCCGGAGTTCTCAACCAGCGCATGTCCGACCTGCTCGACATTTTCAAGCCATGTTTCCGGGTGCCGCTCCGTCGCCGTTGCAAGCCTGTTGACCCCGACAGTCAACCGGCCATGCGCTCCCGGCCCTACGCCGACATAGTCGCCATAACGCCAATACACCAGGTTATGCCGGCATTCAGAGCCTGGTCTGGCATGGTTGGAAACCTCATAAGCCGGAAGACCGGCTGCCGTCGTCACATCTTGCGTAAGTTCATAGAATTCTGCACCCAGGTCGGGTTCAGGCATCTTCAGTTTACCAGCCTGGTAAAGATTGAAGAACGGCGTCCCTTCTTCAATCGTCAGCTGATAGAGCGACATATGATCGGCTGCCAGCCCGATCGCTTCTTCAAGTTCCCGGCACCAAGCATCCGGCGTTTGACCCGGCCGCGCATAGATCAGATCAAATGAAAGC belongs to Roseibium porphyridii and includes:
- a CDS encoding transglycosylase domain-containing protein; amino-acid sequence: MATRAKRQPRIEPTFGDTGSSLLDLRLGPRDRPTAPSGKKTSKTKSRKSTKTSSKKPAGKKSTPSRRSQTKKSTASRRGGRSGSKRRSQKRKNRFQARTAFGRLLKRGLYWSMVLGIWGSIAVVCIIGYYAAFLPPTSEWQVPARPPNVKIVASNGSLIANRGDTGGEAVRLEQLPPYLPNAVIAIEDRRYRSHIGVDPIGLARALYINVTAGRLTQGGSTLTQQLAKNLFLEPDRTIKRKIQELVLAFWLEAEYSKDEILEMYLNRVYLGSGAYGVDAAARRYFGKSARLLTIPEAATIAGLLKAPSRYSPARNPDLAEDRAQLVLAAMHEEGYITAGEAKNALAAPAQVVRRYTTASENYAADWVMDVLPHFVGSIEKDIIVDTTIDPGMQGAAETALRAALSENRQTLGVSQGAVVTLDTAGAVKAMVGGADYSKSQFNRAVYAKRQPGSAFKPFVYLAALENGMTPQSVRQDKPITIGGWSPKNYTKQHYGAVTLTRSLSLSLNTVAAQLAYEVGVGTVASTAQRLGITSDMKKNLSLSLGTSEVTPLEIASAYVPFSNGGYGVLPHIIRRIRTVDGKTLYSRSGDGRGRVVARGAVGNMNLMMAETLMTGTGRKARLDSGRPAGGKTGTSQDFRDAWFIGYTGNLTTAVWFGNDNNSPTKKATGGSLPAIVWKEVMDKAHDGLPVADLPGVPNLPANVSAPRKPVPNATVGSGSEPIPPAPIGGDPEPGDRRGPLNLLRNLFGGG
- a CDS encoding M48 family metallopeptidase, giving the protein MFSRLGKKRLPEHIDIQTETSEVRIRLRANPRAQRYLLRLPADSSGPVLTVPGGGNLARAEHFARQHIDWLVERLQDRPDHVAFQPGDTLPLRGEDHVIVSTGNLRGLVSTGATKEGFPALFVPGAEDHIPRKVTTWLKSQARADLTDRAMFHAAAIDEKIAAISIRDTKSRWGSCASNGRLSFSWRLILAPPDILDYVAAHEVAHLRELNHSSRFWRLCERLAPQTPRAKVWLKENGLYLHGFG
- a CDS encoding DUF2852 domain-containing protein, giving the protein MDRMMTTTKSCMIKPAWTPATIGLMVLGFVVFWPLGLAMLAYILWGDRFEGMFRDAKDQWRGSPLKGAFDQMSNSTGYARTGNVAFDDYREAELKRLEEERAKLDEMRAEFDNFLRELRRARDQEEFDRFMANRGRNTGGAEPAPL
- a CDS encoding glycosyltransferase; its protein translation is MLNIFIGFDPREAVAYHVCANSLTRQSSDVLAITPLSLHNLKTYNETHTDGSNHFIYTRFLIPNLMNYNGWALFMDGDMIVRDDIAKLFALRDESKAVMCVHHDYKTKQTTKYLGSKNENYPRKNWSSVVLWNCAHPANRAVTPDFVMNATGAQLHRFTWLEDDLIGELPIEWNWLPDELGPNPDAKLLHFTLGTPCFHEYANAPMAGEWHREKLLANYSAQHVIDGPFED
- the phaZ gene encoding polyhydroxyalkanoate depolymerase; amino-acid sequence: MAPLRAVADMTRLYFQNPLNPLTHTSYGRQIAAGCEVLERTTRRYGKPDFGLKETSVGGVRVPVRENIVWSRPFCDLIHFERGVTSHRNDPKVLIVAPMSGHYATLLRGTVEALMPNADVFITDWIDARMVPVQEGKFDLDDYIDYIISILHFLGPDAHVLGVCQPSVPVLAAVAVMEDREDPYIPSTMTLMGGPIDTRVAPTAVNDLAVAKGLDWFKKNVVMKVPFPHPGFMRDVYPGFLQLSGFMSMNLDRHLTAHREFFQHLVEGDGDSAEKHREFYDEYLAVMDLTAEFYLQTVETVFIEHALPNGTMTHNGRLVDCNKITRTALLTVEGEKDDITGRGQTRAAHDLCTSLPESMKAHYEQPNVGHYGVFNGSRWRSEIAPRVMDFIRSNRNGQQKPKEKPAKKATSPASQKPKKTAGKSAVPLEKILLTKPDGVADNLKEITGVGPKLESALNEAGIFHYWQIASLTKEQIEALDGKLDFRGRIARDNWIKQAKQLSEAVG
- the hemW gene encoding radical SAM family heme chaperone HemW; its protein translation is MGETEGGFGIYVHWPFCAAKCPYCDFNSHVRHQGVDQARFASAFERELGHFAELTKGKSVESIFLGGGTPSLMEPETVGRILNKVSELWSVGDDVEISLEANPSSVEAERFKGYRAAGVNRVSLGVQSLIDADLKLLGRLHDAKTARNAIETARATFPRLSFDLIYARPGQTPDAWCRELEEAIGLAADHMSLYQLTIEEGTPFFNLYQAGKLKMPEPDLGAEFYELTQDVTTAAGLPAYEVSNHARPGSECRHNLVYWRYGDYVGVGPGAHGRLTVGVNRLATATERHPETWLENVEQVGHALVENSGLSEEEQGDEFLLMGLRLKEGIDLGRYQRFAHRSIDPKRLNALLEHNMVERVGENRVRATREGFFVLDAVVADLAA